Proteins encoded in a region of the Scrofimicrobium sp. R131 genome:
- a CDS encoding PTS ascorbate transporter subunit IIC, with product MNVIVAIADFIVQQVLSVPAFLVGIVVAIGLAAMKKSGGQILGGALKAIMGFLILSAGADVVVASLDPLGTMILGATGAQGVVPTNEAIVSIAQQDFGAVTAYVMILGFAVSLVLARFTPLKYVFLTGHHIFFMATMLTVVLAAANVADPIVVIVGSIMLGIIMVIMPAFAQPFARKVTGTDTLAIGHFGTLGYITAGAVGAAVGKRSKSTEDLKLPQGLNFLRDSMVATALSMVLFYAVFSVWYLLAVGAEEAFALFGSTDTGGYIMTALTNGLKFGVGVAIILYGVRIILGEIVPAFQGIAAKVVPGALPALDCPIFFPYAPNAVLVGFVFSFIGGLVSLVLLATVFGPAFGLALILPGMVPHFFTGGTAGVFGNATGGRRGAMLGAFANGILITFLPALLLKVLGSLGFANTTFGDTDFGWYGIVVGNAVKAGPIFGIILVLVIGIVLVALASIWQKRRVDTGWEPAVGHTEFLQEVKAAEAEAKGAKGMHRK from the coding sequence GTGAACGTTATCGTCGCAATTGCGGATTTTATTGTCCAGCAAGTACTTTCCGTTCCCGCCTTTCTGGTGGGCATCGTCGTAGCGATCGGCCTGGCTGCCATGAAGAAGTCCGGTGGCCAAATCCTTGGGGGAGCCCTCAAGGCCATCATGGGCTTCCTGATTCTCTCTGCTGGGGCTGACGTAGTCGTAGCCTCGCTTGACCCTCTCGGTACTATGATCCTAGGTGCTACCGGGGCTCAGGGCGTGGTGCCTACCAACGAAGCCATCGTGTCAATTGCGCAGCAAGACTTTGGAGCCGTCACCGCCTACGTGATGATTCTTGGTTTTGCTGTCTCGTTGGTTCTGGCACGCTTTACCCCGTTGAAGTACGTGTTCTTGACCGGTCACCACATTTTCTTCATGGCGACCATGCTGACTGTGGTGCTGGCAGCCGCCAACGTGGCAGACCCGATCGTGGTGATTGTCGGCTCCATCATGCTGGGAATCATCATGGTTATCATGCCGGCGTTCGCGCAGCCATTTGCGCGTAAAGTAACCGGCACGGACACGCTGGCAATTGGCCACTTCGGGACCCTGGGGTACATCACTGCCGGAGCGGTTGGAGCCGCAGTTGGCAAGCGATCCAAGTCAACTGAGGATCTGAAGCTGCCGCAGGGGCTGAACTTCCTCCGAGACTCAATGGTTGCAACCGCGCTGTCGATGGTCCTGTTCTATGCGGTGTTTTCCGTCTGGTATCTGCTGGCGGTTGGGGCTGAGGAGGCGTTCGCCCTCTTCGGGTCGACCGACACCGGCGGGTACATCATGACCGCCCTGACCAATGGGCTCAAGTTCGGAGTCGGGGTAGCGATCATTCTCTACGGGGTCCGGATCATTCTGGGCGAGATTGTCCCAGCGTTCCAGGGGATTGCGGCCAAAGTGGTTCCCGGAGCACTGCCGGCTTTGGACTGCCCGATCTTCTTCCCCTACGCACCGAATGCAGTGCTAGTTGGATTTGTGTTCTCATTCATTGGTGGGCTGGTCTCGTTGGTGCTGCTCGCGACCGTGTTTGGGCCTGCGTTCGGTTTGGCTTTGATTCTTCCGGGAATGGTCCCGCACTTCTTCACCGGTGGAACGGCAGGCGTGTTCGGGAATGCAACCGGTGGCCGGCGCGGAGCCATGCTGGGCGCCTTTGCCAACGGCATCCTCATCACCTTCCTTCCGGCCCTGCTGCTCAAGGTTCTGGGCTCGCTGGGCTTCGCCAACACCACGTTCGGTGATACCGACTTTGGCTGGTACGGCATTGTGGTAGGGAATGCCGTCAAGGCCGGCCCGATCTTCGGGATCATCCTAGTTCTGGTCATTGGGATCGTTCTGGTCGCGCTCGCATCCATTTGGCAAAAGCGCCGGGTGGATACGGGCTGGGAGCCGGCTGTGGGACACACAGAGTTCCTTCAGGAAGTGAAGGCTGCTGAAGCCGAGGCGAAGGGAGCGAAGGGAATGCATCGGAAGTAG
- a CDS encoding SDR family oxidoreductase gives MGVYVVTGSASGMGRSTAEQLRWEGHRVIGVDLHRAEVQADLSTVEGRQRAIDEILASCNGRLDGAVLAAGLGPIPGNERLIASVNFLGVVELLEGMHDVLAAAGNAKVVIFSSNSTTTIPGIPKEVVDAFYRRDIDQALEIAAQAGPQMAPNFIYAGSKTAITHWMRTIGVTEDWAGQGIRVNALAPGAIRTPLIEKQLADPKLAPAIKAFPVPVREFGKPEEVAQWAIFMLSPAANFLCGSVIFLDGGTDAYFRADSWPKAMGMDELPLYQQKMEEFARGGEVK, from the coding sequence ATGGGTGTTTATGTAGTAACTGGCTCGGCTTCTGGAATGGGACGATCGACCGCGGAGCAACTCCGCTGGGAAGGCCACCGAGTGATTGGCGTTGATCTTCATCGAGCCGAAGTGCAGGCAGATTTGTCAACGGTTGAAGGACGTCAGCGAGCAATTGACGAGATCTTGGCTAGCTGCAACGGCCGTCTGGATGGGGCAGTCTTGGCAGCTGGTTTGGGCCCGATTCCCGGCAATGAGCGGCTGATTGCGTCGGTGAACTTCCTGGGGGTCGTGGAGCTGCTGGAGGGGATGCACGATGTGCTGGCGGCAGCCGGAAATGCAAAAGTAGTAATTTTCTCCTCCAACTCGACGACTACGATTCCCGGTATTCCGAAGGAAGTGGTGGATGCGTTCTACCGCCGCGACATCGACCAGGCGTTGGAGATTGCGGCGCAAGCTGGACCGCAAATGGCCCCGAACTTCATTTATGCCGGCTCCAAGACAGCTATCACCCACTGGATGCGGACCATTGGCGTGACTGAGGATTGGGCCGGTCAGGGAATTCGGGTCAATGCACTTGCTCCGGGTGCGATTCGCACACCGCTAATTGAGAAGCAGTTGGCGGATCCGAAGTTGGCTCCGGCCATCAAAGCATTCCCGGTTCCGGTTCGTGAGTTCGGCAAGCCCGAGGAAGTCGCACAGTGGGCAATCTTTATGCTTTCGCCCGCTGCCAACTTCCTTTGTGGATCCGTCATCTTCCTAGATGGCGGCACGGATGCGTACTTCCGCGCTGACTCTTGGCCCAAGGCAATGGGGATGGATGAGCTCCCACTTTACCAACAGAAGATGGAGGAGTTTGCTCGAGGAGGCGAAGTTAAATAG
- a CDS encoding MFS transporter encodes MISLLAVIVTAIVLRPAATSIGPLLAELKADLGMSDTVAGLLTALPGLSFAFIGLTANRLAPKLGLVGSLIQAALFITLGSAIRVLTGSWELFLGFSLIALAGMAIGNVLLPAFIKVAYPNSATAMSTVYTTFLALGAILPTILDRPLEEVGSSWLGSDRGWRLGVGIWALLGLAALILWLGVHFRANLPEAATSYGSGQRFHVRQLWRSPTAVALMVFFGIQSMQAYIQFGWLAQMYRDGGLGATDSALMVSIVAAGGVPGGLLMPRIVARQKGLRWWIVLFAVLLAVGYLGVAFLPTTTPWIWAVSLGISGFAFSAALAMIISRTRSSSVTGGVSAFVQPFGYFLAALGPFLTGWAYEAVGSWTPILVTLAATSLIMAGAGLLAARPCLIDDELPASGKGAS; translated from the coding sequence GTGATCTCCCTCCTTGCCGTCATCGTCACCGCCATTGTTCTCCGGCCAGCAGCCACCTCAATTGGCCCGCTGCTAGCAGAGTTGAAGGCCGACTTGGGCATGTCCGATACCGTGGCGGGCCTCCTTACCGCGCTTCCGGGCTTGTCGTTTGCCTTTATCGGCCTAACTGCCAATCGACTGGCCCCAAAACTTGGTCTAGTCGGCTCACTGATTCAAGCAGCCCTCTTCATCACCCTCGGCTCAGCCATCCGGGTACTCACTGGCTCCTGGGAGCTGTTTCTGGGCTTCTCCCTCATCGCCCTGGCCGGAATGGCCATCGGGAACGTGCTACTCCCAGCTTTCATCAAAGTGGCCTACCCCAACTCAGCTACCGCCATGTCCACTGTCTATACGACATTCTTGGCGCTCGGAGCCATCCTCCCCACAATTCTTGACCGCCCCCTCGAAGAAGTGGGGTCCAGCTGGCTGGGGTCCGATCGGGGGTGGCGGCTAGGCGTTGGCATCTGGGCCCTTTTGGGACTTGCAGCATTAATTCTTTGGCTTGGCGTCCATTTCCGAGCGAACTTGCCAGAGGCTGCCACCTCGTACGGTTCTGGCCAGCGGTTCCACGTGCGCCAACTTTGGCGCTCACCTACCGCTGTGGCACTAATGGTCTTTTTCGGCATTCAATCAATGCAGGCGTACATTCAGTTTGGGTGGTTGGCACAGATGTACCGAGACGGTGGACTAGGTGCCACCGACTCGGCCCTGATGGTAAGCATCGTGGCCGCGGGAGGCGTACCTGGCGGACTCCTCATGCCCAGAATTGTGGCTCGCCAAAAAGGCCTTCGCTGGTGGATAGTTCTCTTCGCCGTACTTTTGGCCGTCGGCTACCTTGGAGTCGCATTCCTACCCACCACGACTCCGTGGATTTGGGCCGTGAGCCTAGGAATTTCCGGATTTGCGTTCTCCGCGGCACTGGCAATGATCATCAGTCGGACCAGATCGAGCTCGGTCACAGGTGGCGTGTCCGCTTTCGTTCAGCCGTTTGGTTATTTCTTGGCTGCACTTGGGCCGTTTCTCACCGGGTGGGCGTACGAGGCGGTGGGTAGTTGGACCCCAATTTTGGTCACCCTGGCAGCCACCTCGCTCATCATGGCCGGTGCCGGACTGCTTGCCGCCCGCCCTTGCCTAATCGACGACGAATTGCCGGCGTCAGGCAAGGGCGCCAGCTAG
- the typA gene encoding translational GTPase TypA, with translation MPVRPDLRNVAIVAHVDHGKTTLVDAMLWQAGAFSSHQTAESTGTRVMDSGDLEREKGITILAKNTAVNYAGPAAQELGLDGGVVINVVDTPGHADFGGEVERALSMVDGVVLLVDASEGPLPQTRFVLSKALRALLPVILVVNKVDRPDSRIDEVVQETSDLLLSLAEDSLGDGYDVDIDRILEVPVVYASAKAGLTSLNKPDDGDLPDNDMEPLFRTILEAIPGPHYVEGAPLQAQVTNLDASPFLGRLALVRVHNGELHRGDQVAWVRPDGDTRNVRIAELLRTEGLERVPSQVAGPGDIVAVAGIPEITIGDSLVDKDDPHPLPGIIVDDPAISMTIGINTSPMAGRVKGAKVTARALKERLEREMVGNVSLRVLPTDRPDAWEVQGRGELALAILVEQMRREGYEMTVGKPTVVTRMVDGKLHEPMERLTVDIPEDYLGAVTQLLAERKGRLETMSNHGTGWMRLEFVVPARGLIGFRTQFLTDTRGTGIQSSIAAGYEPWAGDIEQRKTGSLVADRPGQATPYAMLNLQERASFIVEPGSEVYEGQVVGENPRNEDMDVNITREKKQTNMRSASADVYESLTPSRKLSLEEALEFAAEDECVEVTPESVRVRKVELNAQDRFKIAARKRRANK, from the coding sequence GTGCCCGTACGCCCCGACCTACGCAACGTTGCAATCGTTGCACATGTGGACCACGGCAAAACCACCCTGGTTGATGCGATGCTGTGGCAGGCGGGTGCCTTTTCGTCCCACCAGACCGCGGAAAGCACTGGCACGCGAGTAATGGACTCGGGCGATCTTGAACGAGAAAAGGGCATCACGATCCTGGCCAAGAACACGGCCGTTAACTACGCAGGTCCGGCCGCTCAGGAGCTGGGCCTTGACGGCGGGGTCGTCATCAACGTGGTCGACACTCCGGGACACGCGGACTTCGGAGGCGAGGTGGAACGCGCCCTTTCGATGGTTGACGGCGTGGTCCTACTGGTGGATGCTTCGGAGGGGCCACTGCCTCAGACCCGGTTTGTTTTGTCCAAGGCGCTGCGGGCTCTGCTGCCCGTGATCCTGGTGGTCAACAAGGTGGATCGACCAGATTCCCGAATTGACGAGGTGGTGCAGGAGACTTCTGACCTGCTTCTCTCGCTCGCGGAGGACTCTTTGGGTGACGGCTATGACGTCGACATCGACCGGATTCTTGAGGTCCCCGTCGTCTATGCTTCGGCCAAGGCCGGTCTGACTTCCCTTAACAAGCCCGATGACGGCGACCTGCCGGATAATGACATGGAGCCTCTGTTCCGGACCATCCTGGAGGCAATCCCCGGGCCGCATTACGTGGAGGGTGCGCCCCTTCAAGCGCAGGTGACAAACTTGGATGCTTCTCCGTTCCTGGGCCGCTTGGCTCTGGTTCGAGTCCACAATGGCGAACTGCACCGAGGCGACCAGGTGGCGTGGGTCCGCCCTGACGGGGATACCCGCAACGTCCGGATTGCCGAGTTGCTTCGGACCGAGGGACTAGAGCGAGTTCCATCGCAGGTCGCTGGGCCTGGCGACATCGTGGCTGTGGCCGGCATTCCCGAGATCACTATCGGTGACTCGCTCGTGGACAAGGATGATCCCCACCCACTTCCCGGGATCATTGTGGACGATCCGGCCATCTCGATGACTATTGGCATCAACACCTCGCCGATGGCGGGCCGGGTGAAGGGTGCCAAGGTGACCGCTCGCGCCCTCAAGGAACGCCTAGAACGAGAAATGGTTGGCAACGTTTCTCTACGGGTGTTGCCAACTGACCGCCCCGACGCTTGGGAAGTTCAGGGGCGAGGTGAATTGGCTCTGGCCATTCTGGTTGAGCAAATGCGCCGTGAAGGCTATGAGATGACCGTGGGCAAACCGACCGTGGTCACCCGGATGGTGGACGGCAAGTTGCACGAGCCGATGGAGCGCTTGACGGTGGACATCCCCGAGGATTATCTGGGGGCAGTAACCCAGTTGCTCGCGGAGCGCAAGGGCCGGCTCGAGACCATGTCGAACCATGGAACCGGGTGGATGCGGCTCGAATTTGTGGTCCCGGCGCGGGGCCTGATTGGGTTCCGCACCCAGTTCTTGACTGATACTCGTGGGACGGGGATTCAGTCCTCTATCGCGGCCGGTTACGAGCCGTGGGCCGGGGACATTGAGCAGCGTAAGACGGGGTCCTTGGTGGCGGACCGTCCCGGACAGGCTACCCCCTACGCCATGTTGAACCTGCAGGAACGGGCTTCATTTATCGTCGAGCCGGGCTCGGAAGTGTATGAGGGTCAAGTTGTCGGCGAAAATCCTCGCAATGAAGACATGGACGTGAATATTACGCGCGAGAAGAAGCAGACCAACATGAGGTCAGCCTCGGCGGATGTGTACGAAAGCCTGACGCCTTCGCGGAAGTTGTCCCTGGAGGAGGCGCTCGAGTTTGCCGCCGAGGACGAATGCGTTGAGGTCACCCCAGAGTCGGTTCGCGTGCGCAAGGTGGAGCTTAACGCGCAGGACCGGTTCAAGATTGCGGCGCGCAAACGCCGGGCCAACAAGTAG
- the fdxA gene encoding ferredoxin produces the protein MTYVIAEPCVDVKDRACVDECPVDCIYEGKRSLYIHPDECVDCGACEPVCPVEAIFYEDDLPEKWSDYYRANVEFFNQIGSPGGAQKTGPLDYDDPMVAALPPRD, from the coding sequence ATGACTTACGTAATTGCTGAACCTTGTGTCGACGTCAAGGACCGAGCCTGTGTGGATGAGTGTCCCGTTGACTGTATTTACGAGGGGAAGCGTTCGCTCTACATTCACCCTGACGAGTGTGTCGACTGCGGCGCCTGCGAGCCAGTGTGTCCGGTAGAAGCCATCTTCTATGAGGACGACTTGCCAGAAAAGTGGTCGGACTACTACCGGGCTAACGTTGAGTTCTTCAACCAGATTGGCTCGCCAGGTGGCGCCCAAAAGACCGGGCCGCTCGATTACGACGACCCGATGGTGGCTGCTCTCCCTCCGCGCGACTAG
- the dapC gene encoding succinyldiaminopimelate transaminase yields the protein MLAPLNLPDFPWDTISEARARAEEHVGGIVDLSVGTPVDATPEVVQNALRASSDSPGYPLVAGTQQVRDAIRAWVQHRGMVDPGESGVLPTTGSKEIVAWLPRMLGAREGNVILFPDVAYPTYEVGANLAGAVPLAVNQADVSTWPNTADIVWLNSPSNPTGQVLSADQLKSVVRWARERNAIVVADECYAELPWSQRYRDEGVPSLLHPAVCEGDVSGLLVVYSLSKQSNMAGYRAGVVVGDPQLVQALLEVRKHGGMMVPAPVQAAMSAALTDRAHVDEQYERYRERRRKLAAALSRAGFELDESNEAGLYLWVTSPADWAGKTDQSAVGGRALLNWFAARGILVAPGDFYGPTARNHVRIALTATDERIDAACERIES from the coding sequence ATGCTCGCCCCCCTGAACCTGCCAGATTTCCCGTGGGACACAATTAGCGAGGCCCGGGCACGTGCCGAAGAGCATGTTGGCGGCATTGTTGACCTGTCTGTTGGGACGCCGGTCGATGCCACTCCTGAGGTAGTTCAGAATGCGCTCCGAGCCAGCTCTGATTCCCCTGGGTATCCGCTCGTCGCAGGCACGCAGCAGGTGCGTGACGCCATCAGAGCATGGGTCCAGCATCGCGGGATGGTTGACCCGGGCGAAAGTGGCGTTTTGCCTACGACCGGGTCCAAAGAGATTGTGGCCTGGTTGCCGCGCATGCTGGGAGCGCGCGAAGGCAATGTGATCCTGTTTCCGGATGTCGCCTACCCAACGTACGAGGTGGGGGCCAACTTGGCGGGAGCAGTTCCGCTGGCAGTGAACCAGGCCGACGTCTCGACCTGGCCGAACACCGCGGACATTGTCTGGCTCAATTCGCCGTCGAACCCGACTGGCCAGGTGCTCTCGGCGGATCAGCTGAAGTCTGTCGTCCGGTGGGCTAGGGAGCGGAATGCGATTGTCGTGGCCGACGAGTGCTACGCAGAGTTGCCCTGGTCGCAGCGGTACCGGGACGAGGGGGTGCCGTCTCTCTTGCATCCTGCGGTTTGCGAGGGTGATGTCTCCGGTCTGCTCGTTGTGTACTCACTTTCTAAGCAGTCGAACATGGCAGGTTATCGGGCCGGAGTAGTGGTGGGCGACCCGCAGCTGGTTCAGGCGTTGCTGGAGGTGCGCAAGCACGGCGGAATGATGGTGCCCGCTCCGGTGCAGGCGGCTATGAGCGCGGCTTTGACGGATCGAGCCCACGTCGACGAGCAGTATGAACGGTACCGGGAGAGGCGGCGCAAGCTCGCAGCGGCACTGTCCAGGGCTGGGTTCGAGCTCGACGAATCGAACGAGGCAGGATTGTACCTCTGGGTGACTAGCCCCGCTGACTGGGCGGGAAAGACCGACCAGTCGGCAGTTGGTGGCCGAGCCCTCCTGAACTGGTTCGCCGCCCGCGGAATCCTCGTCGCCCCAGGTGACTTTTATGGCCCAACCGCGCGGAATCACGTGCGGATCGCACTGACCGCGACGGACGAAAGGATCGATGCTGCCTGCGAGCGGATCGAATCCTAG
- a CDS encoding citrate synthase: MTKKTDPVEEVDEATPAQKGDGVLIDEGVEVPLPRVSASVGSDGLGIGKLLSSTGDVTLDYGFANTASCASSVTYIDGDAGILRYRGYPIEQLARHSSFLEVAYLLIYGELPTATALEKFLRSIQSQRLLHEDFKAFFTAFPANGHPMAILQAGVAGMATYYEDTLNPHVPEQLDRALVLLLAKIPTMISYIAKRAAGLPLLYPDNQRGYTEDFIRMTFGMPYQSYDIDPALVRALDMLLILHADHEQNCSTSTVRMVGSSDSNLYASVASGVGALAGPLHGGANEAVLRMLTQIEESGEDVHTYINRVKNKEAGVRLMGFGHRVYKNYDPRAAIVKESAHDVLTRLGKRDRKLDIAMELEEIALHDDYFHERKLYPNVDFYTGLIYSAMGFPTKMFTPLFALGRLPGWIAQYREMVNDPTTRIGRPRQVYTGYVERDYVPLRGRAKEVHEG; the protein is encoded by the coding sequence ATGACTAAGAAGACTGATCCGGTCGAAGAAGTCGACGAAGCTACCCCAGCTCAAAAAGGCGATGGCGTACTGATCGACGAAGGCGTTGAGGTACCGCTTCCCCGGGTTTCCGCCAGTGTTGGTTCCGACGGCCTGGGAATCGGCAAGCTCCTGAGCTCCACGGGTGACGTGACCCTGGACTACGGGTTTGCCAACACGGCTTCCTGCGCCTCATCGGTGACTTACATCGACGGGGATGCCGGCATTTTGCGCTACCGGGGCTACCCGATTGAGCAGTTGGCGCGCCATTCCTCGTTCCTGGAAGTGGCGTACCTGCTGATTTACGGTGAGCTTCCCACGGCGACCGCCCTCGAGAAGTTCCTGCGATCCATCCAGTCTCAGCGCCTGCTCCACGAGGATTTCAAGGCGTTCTTCACTGCCTTCCCGGCGAACGGACACCCGATGGCGATCCTGCAGGCGGGCGTTGCGGGGATGGCCACCTACTATGAGGACACCCTGAACCCGCACGTCCCGGAGCAACTGGATCGCGCACTGGTCCTGCTTCTGGCGAAGATCCCCACCATGATCTCGTACATTGCGAAGCGGGCGGCGGGCCTTCCCCTGCTTTACCCCGACAACCAGCGCGGCTACACCGAAGATTTCATTCGGATGACGTTCGGAATGCCTTACCAGTCCTACGACATCGATCCGGCCCTGGTCCGGGCGCTCGACATGCTGCTCATCCTGCACGCTGATCACGAGCAGAACTGTTCGACGTCGACCGTGCGGATGGTCGGTTCTTCGGATTCGAACCTGTACGCGTCGGTCGCGTCGGGCGTGGGTGCCTTGGCGGGCCCGCTTCACGGCGGCGCAAACGAGGCGGTGCTGCGCATGTTGACGCAGATTGAGGAATCTGGCGAGGACGTTCACACCTACATCAACCGGGTGAAGAACAAGGAGGCCGGCGTCCGCCTGATGGGCTTCGGCCACCGGGTGTACAAGAATTACGACCCCCGGGCCGCCATTGTGAAGGAGAGCGCCCACGACGTGCTGACCCGGCTGGGCAAGCGCGACCGCAAGCTCGACATCGCAATGGAGCTGGAGGAGATCGCCCTGCACGACGATTACTTCCACGAGCGCAAGCTGTACCCGAACGTCGACTTCTACACCGGCTTGATCTACTCGGCGATGGGCTTCCCGACGAAGATGTTCACGCCGCTGTTTGCCCTGGGCCGCCTCCCCGGCTGGATCGCCCAGTACCGCGAGATGGTCAACGACCCGACTACTCGGATCGGTCGCCCGCGCCAGGTGTACACCGGCTACGTGGAGCGCGACTACGTGCCGCTTCGTGGCCGAGCCAAGGAAGTCCACGAAGGCTAG
- a CDS encoding DapH/DapD/GlmU-related protein, with product MESFLAWGIGLATVTESGRTLDVWYPEPHLGPMPEGGDPELLNTLSQLERNDEARGVHTSVVRCVADLHDQPGSTADAYLRLHLLSHRLVQPNTMNLDGMLSRLPVVVWTSAGPCSINNFETTRYRLRAQYGHPIGVVGVDKFPPMVNYVVPSGVRIADGARVRLGAHLAAGTTVAHGGVVNYNSGTLGRCSIEGRLAQGVVIGENTDIGAGASTMSMVADGSGAKVSMGENCLLGANSGLGIPLGDDCVVESGLYLTGTTQVSLMLTGGVVPGDDGMFVDPVVVPALDLAGASNVLFRRNSVNGRVEALARGGKPIRLADGSTPSVHS from the coding sequence ATGGAAAGTTTTCTTGCGTGGGGTATTGGTCTGGCGACGGTGACAGAATCGGGACGCACGTTAGACGTGTGGTATCCAGAACCGCACCTGGGTCCGATGCCTGAAGGCGGCGACCCGGAACTGCTGAACACGCTGTCTCAGCTGGAGCGAAACGACGAGGCCCGCGGGGTTCACACCTCCGTGGTCCGGTGCGTGGCCGACCTGCATGACCAACCCGGCTCCACCGCCGATGCCTACCTGCGTCTTCACCTGCTGTCCCACCGCCTCGTCCAACCCAACACCATGAACTTGGACGGGATGCTGTCCCGGCTGCCGGTGGTGGTCTGGACTTCGGCCGGCCCTTGCTCGATCAACAACTTCGAGACCACCCGCTATCGGCTCCGCGCCCAGTACGGGCATCCAATCGGCGTCGTCGGGGTCGACAAGTTCCCACCGATGGTCAACTACGTGGTTCCGTCGGGAGTGCGAATCGCCGATGGCGCGCGCGTCCGGCTCGGTGCCCACCTGGCTGCCGGCACCACGGTGGCTCACGGCGGAGTTGTCAACTACAACTCGGGCACGCTGGGCCGGTGCAGCATCGAGGGCCGGCTCGCACAGGGAGTCGTAATTGGCGAGAACACCGATATTGGCGCGGGCGCCTCGACCATGTCCATGGTGGCCGACGGCTCGGGAGCCAAAGTTTCCATGGGCGAGAACTGTCTGCTGGGAGCCAACTCCGGGCTGGGGATTCCCCTCGGCGACGACTGTGTGGTCGAGTCGGGGCTTTACCTGACGGGTACCACCCAGGTTTCCCTGATGCTGACCGGAGGCGTGGTGCCCGGTGACGACGGTATGTTTGTCGACCCGGTGGTGGTGCCAGCGCTGGACCTGGCGGGAGCCTCGAACGTCCTGTTCCGCCGGAACTCCGTGAACGGTAGGGTGGAGGCCCTGGCCCGAGGAGGAAAGCCGATCCGGTTGGCAGATGGCAGCACCCCGAGCGTGCACTCCTAA
- a CDS encoding Maf family protein yields MAHNHPRAARVGLVLASASPARAKLLLEAGIEPQVLPTEVDEDAILSTGRSSATSRHEELTPAEEVNLLAQAKARAALLTGRISPTSQQLLVLGCDSMLSFRGQMLGKPHEPQVAVERIRELQGQDAVLWTGHHLILLELEPDRGSYRTVQEVTGSASTTVHFGSISEAEIQAYVATGEPLEVAGSFTIDGLGGPFIRGVTGDPHAVVGLSLPLLRDLATELGIFWPDLWTTGSSN; encoded by the coding sequence ATGGCTCACAATCATCCTCGGGCCGCTCGAGTAGGCCTGGTGTTGGCGTCCGCCTCCCCGGCGAGGGCGAAACTCCTGCTGGAGGCAGGAATTGAGCCGCAGGTGCTGCCGACGGAGGTTGATGAAGATGCCATTTTGTCGACTGGTCGGTCTAGTGCGACCAGTCGGCATGAGGAGCTGACTCCGGCCGAGGAGGTGAACCTGCTGGCCCAAGCCAAGGCACGGGCAGCACTGCTGACTGGGCGCATAAGCCCGACCAGTCAGCAGCTTTTGGTCCTTGGGTGTGACTCCATGCTGTCCTTCCGCGGGCAAATGCTCGGCAAACCACATGAGCCCCAGGTAGCAGTTGAACGGATCCGTGAGCTCCAAGGTCAGGATGCAGTTCTTTGGACCGGCCACCACCTGATTCTGCTCGAGCTAGAACCTGACCGGGGTTCCTACCGAACAGTCCAAGAGGTGACCGGGTCGGCTTCCACCACGGTTCACTTCGGCTCCATCAGCGAAGCGGAAATCCAAGCGTATGTTGCCACCGGAGAGCCGCTGGAAGTGGCTGGCTCCTTCACCATTGATGGGCTCGGCGGTCCCTTCATCCGAGGGGTGACGGGGGACCCGCACGCGGTGGTCGGCTTGTCCCTGCCCCTTTTGCGAGACCTGGCCACCGAACTGGGTATCTTCTGGCCGGATTTGTGGACCACCGGCTCGTCCAACTAG